One window of the Acinonyx jubatus isolate Ajub_Pintada_27869175 chromosome A2, VMU_Ajub_asm_v1.0, whole genome shotgun sequence genome contains the following:
- the CCDC194 gene encoding coiled-coil domain-containing protein 194 isoform X2 — MAELGPEPGRAWRVLALCGAAVFLAAAAAGGALLAWNLASSASRGPRCPEAGANATAPPRDLAPEVEELRRQLAEATQRQEALARQLNQANRVRRELEEALRACEGRQSRLQTQLMTLKTEIEEAKAQGTQMGAENGALTEALARWEAAATESARRLDEAQQRARAAEAEGEACLAREAALRERAKALEAEMGPQRRVPHPRSRSGSRPRPSPRSRSRPRTSGGCRRPARRARGWGN; from the exons ATGGCCGAGCTGGGCCCAGAGCCGGGACGCGCCTGGCGGGTGCTAGCCCTGTGCGGGGCTGCGGTGTTCCTGGCGGCCGCGGCAGCCGGCGGGGCCCTGCTGGCCTGGAATCTGGCCTCCTCGGCCTCCCGGGGACCTCGCTGCCCGGAGGCAGGTGCCAACGCCACGGCGCCCCCCAGGGACCTGGCGCCAGAGGTCGAGGAGCTGCGGCGCCAGCTGGCAGAGGCTACCCAACGCCAGGAGGCCCTGGCCAGACAGCTGAACCAGGCCAACCGTGTCCGTCGGGAGCTGGAGGAGGCACTAAGGGCCTGTGAGGGCCGCCAG AGCCGGCTTCAGACCCAACTGATGACCCTGAAGACTGAGATCGAGGAGGCGAAGGCACAGGGGACCCAGATGGGGGCTGAGAACGGGGCGCTCACAG AAGCGCTGGCGCGCTGGGAGGCGGCGGCCACGGAGTCTGCGCGGCGGCTGGACGAGGCACAGCAGCGCGCACGCGCGGCCGAGGCCGAGGGCGAAGCTTGCCTGGCCCGGGAGGCGGCGCTGCGCGAACGCGC TAAAGCCCTGGAAGCCGAGATGGGCCCCCAGCGCAGAGTGCCGCACCCCCGATCCCGCTCCGGGTCCCGACCGCGACCCAGCCCCCGCTCACGTTCTCGCCCAAGAACTTCGGGGGGCTGCCGGCGGCCGGCGCGGCGCGCTCGAGG atggggaaactaa
- the CCDC194 gene encoding coiled-coil domain-containing protein 194 isoform X1 produces the protein MAELGPEPGRAWRVLALCGAAVFLAAAAAGGALLAWNLASSASRGPRCPEAGANATAPPRDLAPEVEELRRQLAEATQRQEALARQLNQANRVRRELEEALRACEGRQSRLQTQLMTLKTEIEEAKAQGTQMGAENGALTEALARWEAAATESARRLDEAQQRARAAEAEGEACLAREAALRERAPGSRDGPPAQSAAPPIPLRVPTATQPPLTFSPKNFGGLPAAGAARSRMGKLRPIR, from the exons ATGGCCGAGCTGGGCCCAGAGCCGGGACGCGCCTGGCGGGTGCTAGCCCTGTGCGGGGCTGCGGTGTTCCTGGCGGCCGCGGCAGCCGGCGGGGCCCTGCTGGCCTGGAATCTGGCCTCCTCGGCCTCCCGGGGACCTCGCTGCCCGGAGGCAGGTGCCAACGCCACGGCGCCCCCCAGGGACCTGGCGCCAGAGGTCGAGGAGCTGCGGCGCCAGCTGGCAGAGGCTACCCAACGCCAGGAGGCCCTGGCCAGACAGCTGAACCAGGCCAACCGTGTCCGTCGGGAGCTGGAGGAGGCACTAAGGGCCTGTGAGGGCCGCCAG AGCCGGCTTCAGACCCAACTGATGACCCTGAAGACTGAGATCGAGGAGGCGAAGGCACAGGGGACCCAGATGGGGGCTGAGAACGGGGCGCTCACAG AAGCGCTGGCGCGCTGGGAGGCGGCGGCCACGGAGTCTGCGCGGCGGCTGGACGAGGCACAGCAGCGCGCACGCGCGGCCGAGGCCGAGGGCGAAGCTTGCCTGGCCCGGGAGGCGGCGCTGCGCGAACGCGC CCCTGGAAGCCGAGATGGGCCCCCAGCGCAGAGTGCCGCACCCCCGATCCCGCTCCGGGTCCCGACCGCGACCCAGCCCCCGCTCACGTTCTCGCCCAAGAACTTCGGGGGGCTGCCGGCGGCCGGCGCGGCGCGCTCGAGG atggggaaactaaggcccatTCGATGA
- the PLVAP gene encoding plasmalemma vesicle-associated protein encodes MGLAAEHGAYSREGGGPRGCWYYLRYFFLFVSLIQFLIILGLVLFMVYGNVHVSTESNLQATERRAEGLYSQLVGLTASQANLSKELNLTSRTKDTVMQLLGSARRDLDRINASFRQCQADRVISMNNERYMAAIILSEKECQEQLKEANKSSDALLLALNQKAKMLEVELAKEKQVCAKDKEGLALNKRLVEEQLAECGKAREQQQQERQLAEDRLQKVQTLCLPLDKDKFETELRNLWRDSIIPRTLDTMGYNLYHPLGSELTSIRRTCDHMPALMSTKVDELARSLRAGIERVARESSDVQRQKLEVERSLQATQAAKEKAEKEAQAREAKLQAECARQTQLALEEKAALRKERDSLAKELEEKKREAEQLKMQLAVSRSTLDACIKAKSQLIPGPRPVGPAPNPQPIDPAGLEEFKRRILESQRLPAGAAAPSSG; translated from the exons ATGGGGCTAGCGGCGGAGCACGGCGCGTACTCCCGGGAGGGGGGCGGCCCGAGGGGCTGCTGGTACTACCTGCGctactttttcctctttgtgtCGCTCATTCAGTTCCTCATCATCCTGGGCCTCGTCCTCTTCATGGTCTACGGCAACGTGCACGTGAGCACGGAATCCAACCTGCAGGCCACCGAGCGCCGGGCCGAGGGCCTGTACAGCCAGCTCGTGGGGCTCACGGCCTCCCAGGCCAACCTGTCCAAGGAGCTCAACCTCACCTCCCGCACCAAGGACACGGTCATGCAGCTGCTGGGGAGCGCCCGCCGCGATCTGGACCGGATCAACGCCAGCTTCCGCCAGTGCCAGGCTGACCGG GTGATCTCCATGAACAACGAGCGGTATATGGCAGCCATCATCCTGAGTGAGAAGGAATGTCAAGAGCAGCTGAAGGAAGCTAACAAGAGCTCCGATG CCTTGCTCCTGGCGCTGAACCAGAAGGCCAAGATGCTGGAGGTGGAACTGGCGAAGGAGAAGCAGGTGTGCGCCAAAGACAAGGAGGGCCTCGCGCTGAACAAGCGGCTGGTGGAGGAGCAGCTGGCCGAGTGTGGCAAGGCccgggagcagcagcagcaggagcgaCAGCTGGCCGAGGATCGCCTGCAGAAGGTGCAGACCCTCTGCCTCCCGCTGGACAAGGACAAGTTTGAGACGGAGCTGCGGAACCTCTGGCGGGACTCCATCATCCCGCGCACCCTGGACACCATGGGCTACAACCTGTACCACCCTCTCGGCTCCGAGCTGACCTCCATCCGGAGGACCTGCGACCACATGCCCGCCCTCATGAGCACCAAGGTGGACGAGCTGGCCCGGAGCCTGCGGGCCGGCATCGAGCGCGTGGCCCGCGAGAGCTCGGACGTCCAGCGCCAGAAGCTGGAGGTCGAGCGGAGCCTGCAGGCCACTCAGGCGGCCAAGGAGAAGGCGGAGAAGGAGGCCCAGGCCCGAGAGGCCAAGCTCCAGGCCGAATGCGCCCGGCAGACCCAGCTAGCCCTGGAGGAGAAGGCGGCTCTGCGGAAGGAGCGAGACAGCCTGGCAaaggagctggaggagaagaAGCGGGAGGCAGAGCAGCTCAAGATGCAGCTGGCCGTCAGCCGCTCCACCTTGGACGCCTGCATCAAGGCCAAG TCGCAGCTGATACCTGGACCAAGACCTGTgggccctgcccccaacccccagcccatCG ACCCAGCTGGCCTCGAGGAATTCAAGAGAAGGATCCTGGAATCCCAGAGGCTTCCCGCAGGGGCTGCAGCCCCATCCAG TGGctga
- the BST2 gene encoding bone marrow stromal antigen 2 encodes MVPGRSLGWQRWLGGFLILAVLGLSVALVIFVVKANSKACKDGLLAEEECHGVTRLLEIQLTQAWEGLLRNEVQAATCNETMVTLLASLEMEKAQSQEWLAKGEELRGEIEELKHKLQNASVEVERLRKGTETSSKKKEIASASSLKALSPLVVSVHLLLAFVALLA; translated from the exons ATGGTGCCAGGTCGGAGTCTTGGGTGGCAGAGGTGGCTGGGGGGCTTCCTGATCCTGGCGGTGCTGGGTCTGTCCGTGGCCCTGGTCATCTTTGTTGTCAAGGCCAACAGCAAAGCCTGCAAGGATGGCCTCCTAGCAGAGGAGGAGTGTCACGGTGTCACCCGCCTCCTGGAGATCCAGCTAACCCAAGCCTGGGAAGGCTTACTGAGGAACGAGGTCCAGGCTGCCACCTGCAACGAGACTATG GTAACCCTGTTGGCTTCCCTGGAGATGGAGAAGGCCCAGAGCCAGGAGTGGCTCGCGAAAGGGGAGGAGCTTCGGG GAGAGATCGAGGAGTTGAAGCACAAGCTGCAGAACGCTTCGGTGGAGGTGGAAAGACTGAG AAAAGGGACTGAGACCTcgagcaagaaaaaggaaatcgcGTCTGCCAGCTCCTTGAAAGCGCTCAGCCCCTTGGTGGTCTCTGTGCACCTGCTCCTGGCCTTCGTTGCTCTGCTGGCTTGA